The proteins below come from a single Mucilaginibacter mali genomic window:
- a CDS encoding type IV secretory system conjugative DNA transfer family protein, with protein MKAIQFIIGLIADFFGALADAFHQQDGFNAAFGSERLIGSRLNKGFVYSKSRKLSRKASHSNFLITGITGKGKSTRLIAKSIFTLRNCSMIIHDPSMELYSLASGFLSKFFVVKTLNFSNDAVSSGYNPLSRIRKPGDVSKLAHMLVAILEKGSGDPYWSLASKKLCQIIIRIVLLQPEEHHHICNCVRVLKYFQTEPSKTDTWVARSGDEKLILDYKALIATPERTLQNVVASLSAALEIYDTPSIAKVCSSDTIDFEAIRKTPHVIFLHNSIADQAFLSTLTSVYFEQFFNFILERLPGRGDLDVFCILDEASSLKIPLLPLFLANCRKFRCGNLLAIQGKSQLQSFYGQDATSIVSNCSTRLYLPGISDVDELREIETLSGKCTYRGRDGKQVTRQLVTADEIRQLHDDRTLILSGNHPIIRGRSSFYFRSPLYRRYAAIPPLPMGSDIPGGPIAFL; from the coding sequence ATGAAAGCAATACAGTTTATCATCGGCCTGATCGCCGACTTCTTCGGCGCGCTGGCAGACGCATTCCATCAGCAGGACGGGTTCAATGCCGCGTTCGGAAGCGAGCGCCTTATCGGCAGCCGTCTTAACAAGGGCTTTGTGTATTCGAAGTCGCGCAAGCTGAGCAGGAAGGCAAGCCATTCCAACTTTCTGATAACGGGCATCACTGGAAAGGGCAAGTCGACCAGGCTGATCGCCAAGTCCATTTTCACGCTCCGCAACTGCTCCATGATCATCCATGATCCGAGCATGGAGCTTTACAGCCTGGCATCGGGATTCCTCTCAAAGTTTTTTGTGGTGAAGACGCTGAACTTTTCTAACGACGCGGTCAGTTCCGGCTACAACCCGCTGTCCCGCATCAGGAAGCCCGGCGACGTAAGCAAGCTTGCGCACATGCTGGTGGCGATCCTTGAAAAGGGCAGCGGCGACCCGTACTGGAGCCTGGCGAGCAAGAAGCTGTGCCAGATCATTATCAGGATAGTGCTGCTTCAGCCGGAGGAACACCACCACATTTGCAACTGCGTCCGCGTGCTCAAGTACTTCCAGACCGAGCCGTCGAAGACCGATACCTGGGTGGCACGATCGGGGGACGAAAAGCTCATCCTGGACTACAAGGCCCTGATAGCGACGCCCGAGCGCACCCTTCAAAACGTGGTCGCTTCCCTTTCCGCCGCCTTGGAGATATACGACACCCCTTCCATAGCGAAGGTCTGCTCAAGCGACACGATCGACTTTGAAGCCATTAGGAAGACTCCCCATGTTATTTTTCTGCACAACAGCATCGCCGACCAGGCCTTTCTCTCGACGCTGACCAGCGTTTATTTCGAGCAGTTCTTCAACTTCATCCTGGAGCGGCTGCCGGGCAGGGGCGACCTGGACGTGTTCTGCATACTGGACGAGGCCAGCAGCCTGAAAATCCCCCTCCTGCCGCTTTTCCTGGCCAATTGCAGGAAGTTTCGCTGCGGCAACCTTCTGGCGATACAGGGAAAAAGCCAGCTCCAGTCGTTCTACGGGCAGGACGCCACAAGCATCGTCAGCAACTGCTCGACCCGCCTGTACCTGCCCGGAATCTCGGACGTGGACGAGCTGCGTGAGATCGAAACGCTGTCCGGGAAATGCACCTACAGGGGCAGGGACGGCAAACAAGTTACCAGGCAGCTCGTTACCGCGGACGAGATACGGCAGCTGCATGACGACCGGACGCTGATTTTGTCCGGAAACCACCCGATCATACGCGGCAGGTCATCATTTTACTTCCGCTCTCCGCTGTACAGGCGGTATGCGGCCATTCCGCCGCTGCCGATGGGGAGCGACATACCCGGCGGGCCGATAGCGTTCTTATAG
- a CDS encoding PsbP-related protein: MNKNILIGFLIFVLVAFIGYFIWQGIWKNNPQFRKNEHAISNSQMRDDVVIVNPASSKANSQNVLSSNLNAVHQKDTGPIGWNTYSNKKYGFSFSYPNTWSKSQNDINVGDSSGNIMGMNISFIDTVSHTTFLVQYRLTRDLYDYALSQFNSSQGWYASGAKQIKIAGVTAIEAFTAIDKNGKGDLITPRLREILIDFPDKPQTGSFEFQFQTPLFNDKREVTNLSYLLSTFRFGN, translated from the coding sequence ATGAATAAAAATATTCTTATCGGATTTTTAATATTTGTTCTTGTAGCGTTTATTGGGTATTTTATTTGGCAGGGAATATGGAAGAATAACCCTCAGTTCCGGAAGAACGAACATGCTATAAGCAATTCCCAGATGCGTGATGATGTTGTGATTGTAAATCCAGCATCGTCCAAAGCTAATAGTCAAAATGTATTGAGCAGTAATCTTAATGCTGTTCATCAAAAGGACACTGGTCCAATTGGTTGGAATACATATTCAAATAAGAAGTATGGGTTTAGTTTTAGCTACCCGAATACCTGGTCTAAATCACAAAATGATATAAATGTAGGAGATTCGTCAGGAAATATAATGGGTATGAATATCAGTTTTATTGATACAGTCTCTCACACCACGTTTCTGGTCCAGTATCGCTTAACACGCGATTTGTATGACTATGCGTTAAGTCAATTCAATTCGTCGCAAGGATGGTACGCAAGTGGGGCTAAACAAATCAAAATAGCGGGAGTAACAGCAATAGAAGCCTTTACGGCAATAGATAAAAACGGCAAAGGTGATTTGATAACTCCCCGATTGCGAGAAATACTTATTGATTTTCCTGATAAACCACAGACAGGATCATTTGAATTTCAATTTCAGACTCCGCTGTTTAATGATAAAAGAGAAGTAACAAATTTGTCGTACTTATTATCAACTTTTAGGTTCGGCAATTAA
- a CDS encoding relaxase/mobilization nuclease domain-containing protein — protein sequence MAIVKVLSRHSPSYASLAGYILRYIANDQKTGQVRVYTSNLRSDSIAGYVSEFVENESFRRVDRSDAVRIYHEIVGFGDEDRKYLTEEVVDDLAREYMRLRGETGVMLGMAHYDQDHVHLHFCVSALHYRTGWSFGMSNAQMRELKERFQEYHRLKYPELASSLPEHGRGESYARPERWHALRREQVVEQVRQCYARAASQQDFLALLRDAGLHHYERNGDGVATGVEYQGQKFRFSRLLEDGMQLADLPIERSEEDRALEAIRAVRERQIERDGRDRDTEDRER from the coding sequence ATGGCCATCGTAAAGGTACTTTCCCGCCACTCGCCCAGCTACGCCTCGCTTGCCGGCTACATCCTGCGGTATATAGCCAACGATCAGAAGACGGGGCAGGTGCGGGTTTATACCAGCAACCTGCGCTCCGACAGCATTGCCGGGTACGTGTCTGAATTTGTCGAAAACGAGTCGTTCAGGAGGGTCGACCGCTCCGATGCCGTGCGGATCTATCACGAGATCGTAGGGTTCGGGGACGAAGACCGGAAATATTTGACCGAGGAGGTAGTGGACGACCTGGCCCGCGAGTACATGCGCCTGCGCGGGGAGACTGGCGTCATGCTGGGCATGGCGCACTACGACCAGGACCACGTGCACCTGCACTTCTGCGTGTCGGCGCTGCACTACAGGACGGGCTGGTCGTTCGGCATGTCAAACGCGCAGATGAGGGAACTGAAGGAAAGGTTCCAGGAATACCATCGCTTAAAATACCCCGAGCTTGCCAGCAGCCTGCCGGAGCATGGCAGGGGCGAAAGTTACGCGAGGCCGGAACGGTGGCACGCGCTGCGGAGGGAGCAGGTTGTTGAGCAGGTGCGGCAGTGCTACGCGCGGGCAGCCTCCCAGCAGGACTTTTTGGCACTGCTGCGGGATGCGGGGCTTCATCATTACGAGCGCAACGGGGACGGTGTAGCGACCGGTGTTGAGTACCAGGGGCAGAAGTTCCGCTTTTCTCGGCTGCTGGAAGACGGAATGCAGCTAGCCGACCTGCCCATCGAGCGAAGCGAGGAGGACCGGGCGCTGGAGGCGATACGGGCGGTGCGCGAGCGGCAAATTGAACGGGACGGGCGGGACCGCGACACGGAGGACAGGGAACGGTGA
- a CDS encoding GH25 family lysozyme, whose protein sequence is MKRNLLFALIANALFILLSLDNSNAQQCLSTGGCTNFTSQYPSQGAPYSATSTWQVLVNPSTGSPALMNAGNYTLFNVVAGNTYEWTYCEAYGGVSTSWDAQLTLFSNTNLTTPICFSTDACGTNGNAPYISWTASFTGTVRLLTTLYSDGTGCKSNVGAASYNKLVYRQKTTEACTTPAAPSSALGLSTGQTSANLSWSAGNPPGSTIVTYYWVVGTSPSVTYGNGVDQGTTQSLSFSTSKLTCGTTYYLRVYAKTSCNDTSSGYTTSPSFKTTECSSSAVYGIDIHNNKVTSWANAANTGQIRFAYIKATESTYMPYDNFNENAQLATDQKIVVGAYHFATPLFSPEYYQSSYEHQNTVEQEATNFVNAAYVSYRYVGNDFLPPALDVEDQIVSFSPSNGYSGNILVNILTGERYYYKYDSATQTNQKISLTKVPVFMTAAKLAQWIHDWSTQVFNQTGQSVMPVIYCNKSYAAALYPYYQSGLITNKLWIADYKTAGQPDISSFPNWPWIFQQYSDSGTVPGLSGAVDMDFFNGNLSALHNIGSQILSDLTITANTQTVIPASVNSGSSITVGCSEDNSGTVPIGPNDVTIWLSNDAVLNTNNDIYLGKIPFPALPANSNSLYYTSTLQIPANIASGNYYVFFWADGNQVVAESNEGNNFASRTLSITAGQSALPDLIPQNGQVTPSPVSPGLQITVSCVNKNQGSANAGASVTSVWLSADQKYDGAPTDTYLGEIPLPAINSGQTSSTVSKQITIPIGPYAGTWYIMFGADGGGAVSESDESNNQLFVPVTFSGSSGYPSAPVLTITPGCNGTSSQIALNWTASTNATSYDIYRDGALYTSGITGTQFLNTSVAAGQSYTYYVLAKNSSGSTASNSPSATASNCSAAVPGATTLTATPECNGTTSRIRLNWTQSSNAASYDIYRNGILYASGISGTQYANEVVTAGTSYSYYVKAVNNSGSTASNTTSAVAPDCSGGCVLSVAPTALTSSANNIPPGTPITLAVSGGSLGTNASWYLCSGTCGGTPAGSGRGGSFSVTPTATTTYFVQAVGACNTTTCAQVTVNVLNSDPRITAFTPTSGIEGTVVTITGANLSNTSSVTFGGTPAASYSIVSPTTVTATVGSGTSGNVALSAPLATVSLPGFTYVYTLPPTNFKLTATGAACRGSSSGSVNIMATRSENYVATVTRGGQSTQYPFTSTTTIANLPAGLYAICITVAGHPEFKQCFDVAVDEPKDLAVYTAVNSPLKTVTVTLGGGDLYQIELNGTKYATSKETITLPVVKGVNQLKVTTEKPCQGVFQQTFTVSDGIRIYPNPFERNLAINVGLDKSPTAGVEIRNINGGVVYKKDIPNNAGIVLINDLPELPLGVYVLKLKLNTSESEYKILRQ, encoded by the coding sequence ATGAAAAGGAATTTGCTCTTTGCTTTAATTGCTAATGCATTGTTTATATTACTATCATTAGATAATTCAAATGCTCAACAATGTCTATCTACAGGTGGCTGTACCAATTTTACCAGTCAATACCCATCTCAAGGGGCACCTTATTCAGCAACGTCTACTTGGCAAGTCTTAGTAAATCCGTCCACTGGCAGTCCTGCACTTATGAACGCAGGCAACTATACTTTGTTTAATGTGGTGGCCGGAAATACCTATGAGTGGACATATTGCGAGGCATATGGCGGGGTATCGACATCCTGGGACGCTCAGCTAACGCTGTTTAGCAACACGAATCTCACTACTCCGATATGTTTCTCTACCGATGCTTGCGGTACTAATGGAAATGCCCCTTATATTAGTTGGACGGCTTCATTTACAGGAACCGTGCGGTTGCTAACCACGCTTTATTCTGATGGAACAGGATGTAAGAGTAATGTCGGTGCCGCATCATACAACAAATTGGTTTATCGGCAAAAAACAACGGAGGCATGCACTACACCGGCGGCGCCATCGAGTGCTTTAGGTTTATCAACAGGGCAAACGTCAGCAAACTTATCTTGGAGCGCCGGGAATCCTCCAGGCAGTACCATTGTAACATATTACTGGGTTGTCGGAACGAGTCCTTCTGTTACTTATGGTAATGGAGTAGATCAGGGAACTACTCAGTCTTTGTCATTTTCGACGTCTAAATTGACCTGTGGTACTACATATTATCTAAGAGTCTATGCGAAAACGAGTTGCAATGACACGAGTTCTGGTTATACGACTTCACCCTCTTTCAAAACTACCGAATGTAGTTCCTCCGCTGTATATGGAATCGACATTCACAATAATAAAGTTACATCTTGGGCAAACGCTGCAAATACCGGTCAAATAAGATTTGCTTATATTAAAGCTACCGAAAGTACTTATATGCCATACGATAACTTTAATGAAAATGCACAGCTTGCTACTGATCAAAAAATTGTTGTAGGGGCTTATCATTTTGCTACACCTCTTTTTTCGCCCGAGTATTACCAGTCGAGTTATGAACACCAAAATACAGTTGAGCAGGAAGCAACAAACTTCGTAAACGCAGCGTACGTGTCATATCGATATGTTGGAAACGACTTTCTTCCTCCAGCTCTGGATGTTGAAGATCAGATCGTCAGCTTCTCACCATCAAATGGGTATTCTGGCAACATACTCGTGAATATTTTAACTGGGGAACGGTACTATTATAAATATGATTCGGCGACTCAAACCAACCAAAAAATATCATTGACAAAGGTACCTGTTTTTATGACTGCTGCTAAGTTGGCACAATGGATTCATGATTGGAGTACACAAGTTTTCAATCAGACCGGCCAAAGTGTAATGCCTGTAATTTATTGTAATAAATCGTATGCGGCGGCTCTTTATCCATATTATCAAAGCGGGCTGATAACTAATAAATTATGGATTGCGGATTATAAAACTGCAGGTCAGCCAGATATCTCCAGTTTTCCGAATTGGCCATGGATATTTCAGCAATATTCTGACAGTGGAACAGTGCCTGGTTTGTCCGGTGCCGTTGATATGGATTTTTTCAATGGCAATCTATCAGCATTGCACAATATTGGCAGTCAAATCCTTTCAGATTTAACCATAACTGCAAATACCCAAACAGTAATCCCGGCAAGCGTAAATTCTGGAAGTAGCATTACTGTTGGTTGCTCTGAAGATAATTCAGGTACAGTTCCAATTGGACCTAACGACGTTACTATTTGGCTATCTAATGACGCAGTCTTAAATACCAACAATGATATATATTTAGGGAAAATACCTTTCCCTGCTTTACCTGCAAATTCTAATAGTCTTTATTACACAAGTACTCTACAAATTCCTGCAAATATCGCATCTGGGAATTATTATGTATTTTTTTGGGCGGATGGAAATCAAGTTGTTGCCGAAAGCAATGAAGGAAATAATTTCGCATCACGAACACTTTCTATTACTGCTGGCCAATCCGCACTTCCAGATCTAATACCACAAAATGGGCAAGTAACTCCATCGCCAGTTTCCCCTGGACTACAGATAACCGTGTCCTGCGTAAACAAAAATCAAGGCAGTGCTAATGCAGGAGCTTCTGTAACGTCAGTGTGGCTTTCCGCAGACCAAAAATACGACGGCGCTCCAACAGACACGTATTTGGGCGAGATTCCTTTGCCTGCCATAAACTCTGGGCAAACAAGCAGTACGGTTTCGAAACAAATCACCATCCCCATCGGTCCTTATGCCGGCACTTGGTACATAATGTTTGGCGCGGATGGCGGAGGGGCTGTAAGTGAAAGCGATGAATCGAACAACCAACTTTTTGTTCCGGTTACTTTTAGTGGCAGTTCGGGATATCCATCAGCGCCGGTGCTTACCATTACCCCTGGATGCAACGGGACGTCAAGCCAAATTGCGCTGAACTGGACAGCTTCAACGAATGCTACCAGCTATGACATTTACCGCGATGGCGCACTCTACACGTCTGGAATTACCGGCACCCAGTTTCTCAATACGAGTGTGGCGGCGGGACAGTCGTACACGTATTACGTCTTAGCAAAGAACAGTTCAGGCAGTACCGCTTCCAATTCGCCCTCTGCCACAGCTTCGAACTGTTCAGCAGCCGTGCCAGGTGCAACAACTCTGACGGCGACCCCGGAGTGTAACGGAACGACCAGCCGCATACGGCTTAACTGGACGCAGTCAAGCAATGCGGCCTCCTACGACATATACCGCAATGGGATACTGTACGCGTCGGGCATTTCGGGAACTCAGTACGCGAATGAGGTGGTAACCGCCGGAACCTCGTATTCCTACTACGTAAAAGCTGTAAATAACTCGGGTTCCACCGCATCAAATACGACATCGGCCGTCGCACCAGATTGCTCCGGCGGTTGCGTGCTCTCGGTAGCGCCCACGGCGCTTACTAGTTCAGCAAATAACATACCGCCTGGTACCCCGATCACACTGGCTGTAAGCGGCGGCTCCCTGGGAACAAACGCGTCATGGTACCTGTGCTCGGGCACTTGCGGCGGCACGCCAGCCGGCTCCGGCCGAGGGGGCTCTTTTTCAGTAACGCCGACCGCAACTACAACCTATTTCGTCCAGGCAGTCGGAGCCTGCAACACAACCACGTGCGCTCAGGTAACCGTTAACGTGCTCAATAGCGACCCGAGAATTACCGCGTTCACTCCTACGAGCGGGATAGAGGGGACGGTGGTTACGATAACAGGCGCAAACCTGTCAAACACCTCCTCGGTAACTTTCGGCGGAACCCCTGCGGCATCCTATTCTATCGTTTCCCCGACGACCGTAACAGCGACCGTCGGCTCCGGCACGAGCGGTAATGTCGCTTTATCCGCGCCCTTAGCGACGGTCAGCCTTCCCGGTTTCACGTATGTGTACACGCTTCCACCAACTAATTTCAAACTGACGGCTACAGGCGCAGCATGCAGAGGAAGCTCTAGCGGATCCGTTAACATTATGGCGACAAGGAGCGAGAATTACGTCGCAACCGTTACAAGAGGCGGCCAAAGTACGCAGTATCCCTTCACTTCCACAACGACCATAGCGAACCTCCCCGCAGGATTGTACGCTATCTGCATAACAGTCGCCGGGCATCCTGAATTCAAGCAGTGCTTCGACGTTGCTGTTGACGAGCCAAAGGACTTGGCGGTCTATACTGCGGTTAATAGTCCGCTTAAAACCGTTACCGTTACCCTGGGCGGCGGAGATTTGTATCAGATCGAATTGAATGGAACAAAGTACGCAACGTCGAAAGAAACGATTACTTTGCCAGTAGTTAAAGGGGTTAACCAATTGAAAGTTACAACCGAAAAGCCATGTCAGGGAGTCTTTCAGCAAACCTTCACGGTATCGGACGGCATACGAATTTATCCTAACCCATTTGAGCGCAATCTGGCCATAAATGTAGGCTTAGACAAATCACCTACTGCGGGAGTGGAAATACGTAATATTAATGGGGGTGTGGTGTACAAGAAAGATATACCCAACAATGCCGGGATTGTCCTAATAAACGATCTTCCTGAGCTTCCGTTAGGCGTATACGTACTTAAACTTAAATTAAACACATCCGAATCGGAGTACAAAATACTAAGGCAATGA
- a CDS encoding N-6 DNA methylase produces the protein MTRPNILIRSFEAYARGRSHHEALTALLDHFIAAFSANGLPDMAGENPARLIALLGAVGSYAMGFGDPFGEIYTTLVSGEKDGRHLAPEPVADLMVGIALAGDPVRRKVFDPACGSGRLLLAAAKADRTLTLYGADPDLTCCKMAVANLLLQSLTGEIAHMDPLNGEFFCGYRVGTVLRGGFHHPRVSEFSDRSESRVWRAIGGDGEAGEKGT, from the coding sequence ATGACACGACCAAACATCCTGATCCGCTCATTCGAGGCGTACGCGCGCGGAAGGAGCCACCACGAGGCGCTTACGGCGCTGCTCGACCACTTCATCGCCGCCTTCAGTGCAAACGGTCTGCCTGACATGGCGGGCGAAAACCCGGCCCGCCTGATCGCGCTGCTCGGCGCCGTCGGCAGTTACGCGATGGGCTTCGGGGACCCGTTCGGCGAAATCTACACGACGCTGGTTTCCGGGGAAAAAGACGGCCGGCACCTTGCGCCCGAGCCGGTCGCCGACCTGATGGTCGGGATAGCCCTTGCAGGCGACCCGGTCCGGCGGAAGGTCTTCGACCCCGCCTGCGGCTCAGGACGGCTGCTGCTGGCGGCGGCCAAGGCCGACCGCACACTTACGCTGTACGGCGCCGACCCGGACCTTACCTGCTGCAAGATGGCCGTCGCGAACCTCCTGCTGCAGTCCCTCACGGGCGAGATCGCGCACATGGACCCGCTGAACGGGGAGTTCTTCTGCGGCTACAGGGTCGGCACCGTCCTGCGCGGCGGGTTCCACCACCCCCGGGTCTCCGAGTTCTCCGACAGGTCCGAAAGTCGCGTGTGGCGGGCGATAGGCGGGGACGGCGAAGCGGGAGAGAAAGGCACTTGA
- a CDS encoding plasmid mobilization protein, giving the protein MRVRSKPLYEYLLREGVLGGTPEAIAAARLRYRQEYKRDWKRRRGRKKEIRFAVTASQFEAVRLRAETRGLKLAAYVRSLALEGTGERVPDDRLLRALQLVGMALTAATRGTDTARMRAWLAEAEALLLGMVRPATQN; this is encoded by the coding sequence ATGAGGGTCAGGAGCAAGCCACTATATGAGTACCTGCTCCGGGAGGGCGTCCTCGGCGGAACGCCCGAGGCCATCGCCGCGGCAAGGCTGCGCTACCGGCAGGAATACAAGCGGGACTGGAAGCGGCGAAGGGGGCGGAAAAAGGAGATCAGGTTCGCGGTTACGGCCAGCCAGTTCGAGGCCGTCAGGCTTCGCGCCGAAACACGGGGGCTGAAGCTCGCCGCGTACGTCAGGTCGCTGGCTCTTGAAGGCACCGGCGAGCGCGTGCCGGACGACCGCCTGCTTCGGGCGCTGCAGTTGGTCGGCATGGCCCTTACCGCCGCTACCCGCGGCACCGACACGGCGCGCATGCGCGCATGGCTGGCGGAAGCCGAGGCCCTGCTGCTGGGCATGGTGCGGCCGGCCACACAAAATTGA
- a CDS encoding P-loop NTPase, with product MTVKSNVSLVELRGRFLIAYENATGEKLPNLEHIGQYPKNPYIMSFLAHMREILKVTSAFKRKGYLTPEGEVIGNGSLFKLLFGKDGAKLSATNIKKIEDYIRLANKKSAKRELNSNSIVQLSTEIKGCYIIDENFKLSKIRKSVRIDPLRFYTSKLDNDTQWRGVISKLDVKRAIFDEVKNEVFQSFKKKNSKICAVIIGKSGSGKSTFLRQLSLHCISNTNFITLWITNITDFNEQFNGIGRNYDKRYLIIIEDWNTVERNGKEKSYFLDCLKDFGNVRVVIADYELRNDYEDLLYGKNAFYLKAEENVNIIPKIIENTPEWQNLKDSAILHSNAIAHAPLFITLFILARTYSQECGKEKLDDDDFVSQFNKIVRNDLKLIYSTYKGLAKAIYYWSCIYKEYGLTLTWSALLRMADKYNGGDEVSYDLAHHDDDHPIFKTLLNYIYFEVLYLPHYENQHRFFCHHDILLDALTIPVVNGWYYNEKVKGKIIEQLIAAGDQSFALDLLMKSQDIDIGSSKSDHPMQLVRENHNFEWYCKLNYVIYNIYSSWKNLTETELIDEITYIPLFLSVPPADDDKFVYEVVSRIAERLVDEGCRSPFVKKLFQMKKKHTIDAFVDYLWKEYRRISPLVAHKWIIW from the coding sequence ATGACTGTAAAAAGCAATGTGTCATTAGTGGAGCTAAGAGGGAGGTTCCTGATCGCTTATGAAAACGCCACAGGTGAGAAATTACCAAACCTTGAACACATAGGTCAGTATCCTAAAAACCCTTATATAATGAGTTTTCTCGCTCATATGAGGGAAATTCTTAAGGTTACGTCAGCGTTTAAAAGAAAGGGCTACTTAACTCCTGAAGGTGAAGTCATCGGTAATGGCAGTTTGTTTAAGTTGTTGTTCGGCAAAGACGGTGCAAAACTGTCGGCAACTAACATCAAAAAAATAGAAGATTATATTCGTTTGGCCAATAAGAAAAGCGCGAAAAGGGAATTAAATAGCAATAGTATTGTGCAGTTGAGTACGGAAATAAAAGGCTGCTACATAATTGACGAAAATTTCAAACTTAGCAAGATAAGAAAAAGCGTTCGAATTGATCCGTTGAGATTTTATACTTCAAAACTTGATAACGACACACAGTGGCGAGGTGTAATAAGTAAGCTTGATGTTAAGCGTGCAATATTCGACGAGGTTAAGAACGAGGTTTTTCAGTCCTTTAAAAAGAAAAATAGCAAGATTTGTGCCGTAATCATCGGAAAAAGTGGAAGCGGAAAGAGTACTTTTCTTAGGCAATTGTCTCTCCACTGTATATCCAATACCAATTTTATTACTCTTTGGATCACCAACATTACCGATTTCAATGAACAATTTAATGGGATTGGAAGGAATTATGACAAGAGATATCTTATTATAATTGAAGACTGGAATACGGTCGAAAGAAATGGAAAAGAAAAATCCTATTTTTTAGATTGCCTAAAAGACTTCGGAAATGTTCGGGTTGTAATAGCGGACTATGAATTGAGGAATGACTATGAAGATCTGCTATATGGTAAAAACGCGTTTTACTTAAAGGCGGAAGAAAATGTGAATATAATTCCCAAAATCATTGAAAACACACCTGAATGGCAAAACTTAAAAGACAGCGCGATACTTCACTCCAACGCGATTGCACACGCTCCTTTGTTTATAACTCTATTTATACTTGCCCGCACATATTCTCAAGAATGCGGGAAAGAAAAGTTAGATGATGATGATTTTGTTTCTCAATTTAATAAGATTGTCAGAAATGATCTGAAGTTAATTTACTCGACATATAAGGGTTTAGCAAAAGCTATTTATTATTGGAGCTGTATTTATAAAGAATATGGACTTACCTTAACATGGTCGGCGCTTTTACGGATGGCAGATAAGTACAACGGCGGCGATGAGGTTAGTTACGATTTGGCTCATCACGACGATGACCACCCTATTTTTAAGACATTGCTGAACTACATATATTTTGAAGTTCTGTACTTGCCCCATTATGAAAATCAGCATAGGTTTTTTTGCCATCACGATATATTGCTGGATGCATTGACCATACCAGTTGTAAATGGGTGGTATTACAACGAAAAAGTAAAGGGAAAAATAATTGAACAACTGATAGCTGCAGGCGATCAGTCGTTTGCGTTGGATTTGCTCATGAAAAGCCAAGATATAGACATCGGCTCCTCTAAGAGCGATCATCCGATGCAATTGGTCCGCGAAAACCATAACTTCGAGTGGTATTGCAAATTGAATTACGTTATTTACAACATTTATAGTAGTTGGAAAAACCTGACAGAGACTGAATTGATCGATGAGATTACCTACATTCCTTTGTTTCTTTCTGTACCGCCTGCTGATGACGACAAATTCGTATACGAAGTGGTAAGCAGAATAGCAGAGCGACTTGTTGACGAGGGCTGTAGATCACCTTTTGTCAAAAAGCTTTTTCAAATGAAGAAAAAACACACAATAGATGCCTTCGTTGACTATTTGTGGAAAGAGTATAGAAGAATATCCCCATTGGTTGCCCATAAGTGGATAATCTGGTGA